The segment GCGGTGCGTGAACCACCTTCCGGCGCCCTGGAATGTGGGTGGGCCACCGCTGGCGGTGCAGGAGGGGGGTTCTCGGCGCGGGAAACCCTCCCTGGCCACCGCTGGTTCGCGTGTCGGTGTACGACGCGCCGGGCGGCGGTGAGTGAGGCAGGTTCTGGGGCGCCAGAACCTGCCTCACTCACCGCTCGGGCGGGTCAGACCTCGGCGAGCAGCTTCTCGAGAGCGGCCCGGTCGGGGAGGTCGGTCGGCTCGACGGTGCGGCCGGAGCGGACGTAGTGGAAGACCGCGCGCACCCGTTCGAGCGGGACGCCGGTGAGCTCGGACCAGGCGAGGCGGTAGAGGGCGAGCTGGAGCGGGTCGGCGGTCTCGTTGCGGTTGGTCTTCCAGTCCACGACGAGGAAGTCGGCGGCTGAGCCTGAGGGCTCGGCGTAGACCGCGTCGATACGGCCGCGAACCACCTGCCCTGCGAGGACGAGGGCGAACGGCGCCTCGACGGCGTGCGGGGCGCGGTCGCCGAAGGGACCGTCCTCGAAGCGCATGACCACCTCGCCGAGGTCGGCCTCGTCGTCGATGCCCGCGTCGGCACGGCCGGGCAGCTCGTCGGGCTCGATGAGGGCCTGCTGGCCGAACCGGTCCTCGACCCAGGCGTGGAAGGCGGTGCCGAAGCGCGCAGCGGGCGCCGGCGGTCGCGGCATCGGTCGGGCGAGCTCCCGGGCGAACGTCTCGGGGTCGTCGCGCAGCCGCACCATCGAGGTGGCGGACAGGCTGCTCGGCAGCGGCAGGTCGATCGACGTCGACCGCTCCGCGCGGGCCTCCCTGATCAGCTGGACGAGGTCGTCGTCCCACTCGGCGACCCGCGCGGCCTCGACCATGTCGAGGCCCTCGTCGGGCGCGGTGCGATCGATCGTGCGGACCAGCTCGGCGGCCGCGATCCGGCGGGCTGCCTCCTCCCCCGGGCCCGGCACCGGCCAGGGCCTGGACGGGTCGACGTCGTCGTTGGGGTTGGGCGACTTGGGGGCGGGCTTCTCGATCCAGTGCTCGACGGGCTCGCCCCACTCCTCGAGCTGGTCGCGGACCACGCGCTGGTAGTCCGAGGGCCCGAAGGGCGTCGCGCGCTGGCCCCAGACGTAGGACGTGACGGCGAGGTGGTGGGCCGCGCGGGTGTAGGCGACGTAGCCCAGGCGCAGCTCCTCCTCGGCGTCGTGGGCCTTGGTCGCCGCGCGGTAGGCGTCGAGCGCTGCCTTGTCGTGCCCGACGAGCTGCGGCTGGTCGGCGCGGTCGCCCCGCAGCGGCGCGGGGAGCACGGCAGGAGAGGACGTCCAGAGGGTGCGCGAACGGTTGCTCGGGAAGCGGGTCTCCCCCACCCCGACGCAGAAGACCGACGACCACTCGAGGCCCTTGGCGCGGTGGACCGTCAGCAGCTTGACCGAGTCGGCCGCTGTGGGCGTGGCGACGTCGAGGCCGTTGCCCTGGTCGTCCTCCGCGGTGAGGTAGGCCAGCAGGGCCGGCAGGGTCACGTCGCCGTCGACGGACTGGAACTCGGCCACGGCCTTCACGAAGAGGTCGAGGTTGTCGCGGCGCGCGGCGGCCGCGGGCGAGGTGGCCGAGGCGAGCTCGACGTCGACGCCGGTCGTGTCGATGATGCGCCGCACCACGTCGAGCAGCGGGTCGCCGACGTGGGCGCGCAGCCGGCGCAGCTCGGTGGCGAGCAGCGCGAACCGGTCGAGCGCCTCGGACGAGTACGACGCCTCGCCGGGCGCCTCGACGGCGTCGCTGAGCGCGGGCAGCTCGGAGGCGTCGATGCCGTCGGCGATCTGGAGCAGCTGGTCGGCGACCGTGGCCGCCTCCTTGCGACCGCGGACGCCGGCGATCTCCGCGGCCCGCAGGGCGAGCAGACGCAGGTCGCGCGGGCCGATCGCCCAGCGCGGACCGGTGAGCAGGGTGAGCATCGACGTGTTGGCGGTGACGTCGTGCAGCAGGGTCAGCGTGGCGACGACCTCGGCGACCTCCGGCAGCCGGACCAGGCCCGAGAGGCCGACGATCTCGACCGGGATGCCCGCGGAGGTGAGGGTGTCGTAGACCTCCTCGGCCTGGGCGTTGTCGCGGCTGAGCACTCCGATGTCGGACCAGGCCTTCCCGGTGCCGTGGGCATCCTTGACGGCGCCGGCCAGCCAGTCGAGCTCGTCGAGCGCCCGCTCGTGGACGTGGGTCTCGACGAGTCCCTCCCCCGCGATCGCGGACGCGCGCAGCCGGGCGACCTTGTCGCCGTAGGCCTCGAGCAGCGGCGCGGCGAGCCGGTTGGCGACCTCGAGGATCCTCCGGTCGGAGCGACGGTTGACGGTCAGTGGGAGCCGGCCGGGCTCGCCGTCGGTGGCGGGGAAGGTCTCGGCGAAGTTGAGGATGTTGGACACCGAGGCGCCGCGCCAGCCGTAGATCGCCTGGTTGGGGTCGCCGACGGCCATGACCGGGTGGCCGAGCCCGTGGTCGTCGTCGGGGCCCGAGAACAGTCGGGCCAGCATCGTGGCCTGCGCGACGGAGGTGTCCTGGTATTCATCGAGCAGCACCACCTTGAACCGCGCACGCTCGAGCTCGCCCACCTCGGGCTGGTCGTCGACCAGTCGTGCGGCGAGGGCGATCTGGTCACCGAAGTCCATCAGGCCGAGGTCGGCCTTGAGCGTGCGGTAGCCGCGGACGAGCTGGAGCAGCTCGGCTCGCCGGTCGATGGCGTTGACCGCCTTGGCGGGCGGCTCGAGGTAGGTCTTGCGGGCCTTGCCCGCCTGCTCCTCCGCGATCGCCCGCTCGAAGCCGCGGCGGGCCTCCTCGTCCGTGCGGCGTACGTCGTCCTCGTCGACGAGGTGCTCGCTCATCGCGCCGTCGAGGGCGAGGAGGTTCTGGATGGCGGTCGCGGGATGGTCGGTCAGCAGCTCGATGTGGCCCGTGAACCGCTCGATGACGCGGGCGCCGAGCTGGTAGCGCGAGGCGTCGGAGACGACCCGGGTGTCGGGCTCGTGACCGATGCGGAGGCCGTGGTCGGTGAGGAGGTTGGCGGCGTAGGCGTGGTAGGTCGCGACGGTCGGCTCGAGGACGTCCTCCCCCTCGGCGACGACCGACCGGTCGAGGAGCCCCGCGGCGCCGAGGGCAGCGGTGACCCGCTGGCGCAGCTCGGCGGCGGCCTTGGTGGTGAAGGTCAGGCCGAGCACCTCCTCGGGACGGACCTTGCCGGTCGCGACCAGCCACACCACGCGCTGCGCCATGAGGGTGGTCTTGCCGCTGCCGGCACCCGCGACGACGACGGTCGGTCGCAGCGGGGCGGTGATCGCGGCCCACTGCTCGTCGCTCGCAGCGTGCTCGGCCTTCATCAGGACCCGGAGGTCCTCGGCGGTGTCGAGTCGGATCGGCGTGAACGCCGGCTCGCTCTGCGTCTGCTCGCTCACTGGACGGTCACGCTCCCTGCGCCCTTGGCCGGGCAGATGGCGACGAAGGGGCAGTCGCGGCAGTGCGGGCCGGCCGTCGCGGGGAAGTTCTCCGCACGCACCAGGGCGGCCGCGCGGGCGAGCCCCTCGCGGAGGGTCGTGCGCTCGGCACCGTCCGGGTCGTGGGCCGGCTGGCCCTGGACCTTGGCGCTCGGGGAGTCGTCGTCGATGCCGAGCTGCACGAGCTCGGCGCCCCCGGACGCCATGGCGCGACCGGCCGCCTCGTCGAGGGCGCCCGCGTCGACGGCGTACTGGTAGAGCGCGAGCTGGAGGTTGCCTGCGACGGACGGCCCGGACGGCGCGGCCCGGGCGCTCTTGAAGTCGACGACGACCACGCGGCCGGAGTCGTCGATCTCGAGCCGGTCGGCGAACCCCGTGAGCATGACGGGGCGGCCGTCGACGTCGACGACGCTCTGGAAGCGCTGCTCGGCGCCGAGGACCTCGCGGGGGTTGTCGAGGTGCCACTGGACGAAGCGGCCCACGGCCTTGCGGATCCGGGCGAGCTCGCGCTGGCGCGACCACGGCGTGCGGAAGGCGAGCCGGTCCCAGACGGCCTCGACCTCGGCCATCATCGGGTCGACCTCGGCCGGCAGCTCGCCGACGGCCACGCGCTCGGCGAGGGCGTGCAGGATCTGGCCGAGGTTGGCCGATTGGTGCACGGCCGAGACGCCGCCGGCCTCGCGCTCGAAGAACCACTGCGCAGGGCAGAGCAGGATCGAGTCGAGCATGCTGGCGGAGACCGGGACCGGTCGCTCGGGGTCGCGGATCGGCTCGATCGAGCGGGTCGCGCTGCGGGTGCCCCACCAGGTCGACGGGTCGGCGGTCGGCACGAGCTGGCGACCGTCGACCTCCTCGGCCGCGAGCGCCGCCAGCCGGCGGGCGGCGGCCTCGCGGAGCGCGGGCGACACGGAGGGGTCGGCGGCGTGGCGACGCAGCTCGGCCACGAGCCCGCCGAGCGACAACGGACGCGCCGGCCGCCCGTCGTGGTGCTCGATGGTCACGCCGAGCTCCTCCAGGAAGCGCGAGGGCTGCTCGCCGTCGTCGTCGGGCGACTTCACCGCGCTCACCACCAGTCGTCGGCGGGCTCGGGTGCACGCGACGTAGAACAGGCGGCGCTCCTCCATCAGGAGCGCGCGTGCGGTGACCGGGGGGACGAGGTCGGGGTGGCCGGACGCGTCGACGCCGATCCGGTCGGCGCCGAGCAGCGTGGTGCGGCGGCGCAGGTCGGGCCAGCCCTCCTGCTGGACGTGGGCGACGACGACCAGGTCCCACTCGAGGCCCTTGGAGCGGTGGGCGGTGAGCAGCCGGACCGCCTTGCCTCGGGCGCCCTGCTCGGCGAGCGTGTCGGCGGGCAGCTGCTGCTCGACCAGGTTGGCGAAGAACGCCTTGACGCCGATGTGCTCCCGCTGGTCGACCACGCGCGAGGCGAGCTCGAAGAGCGCGACGATCGCGTCGAGGTCGCGGTGCGCCCGGCGGGCACCCGCACCTCCGAGGTCGACCTGGCGACGCAACCGCTGCGGCCAGGACGTCTCCGACCAGAAGTGCCACAGCACGTCCTCGACGCTCGACCTGTCGGCGAGCATCCGGGCCCCCGCGTGCAGCAGCGCGGCCAGGGAGGCGGCGCGCTCGACGTCGGGACCCTCGAGGCCCTCGAGGAAGCCCTCCTCGACGACGGCGAGCCGCAGGAGCTCGCGGCTCGTGCGACGGGCCGTGGCGTCGGGCAGCTCCTTCTCGCGGGTGCGGAGCCGGCGGACGAGCGCGCGGAGGTCGGAGGCGTCGAGCCCGCCGAGCGGCGACAGGAGGAGCGACTCGATGCGCCCCGGGTCGAGGAAGTCGGGCGAGTCGGGGTCGTCGTTGTCGAGGTTGACCACCGCGCGCAGCGCGCCGAGGAGCGGCACGACGGCCGGGTCGTGGACGAGCGGCAGGTCGTCGGAGGCCACCTCGACGGGCACGCCGGCACCGGCCAGCGCACGCCGCAGCGGCGGGATGCTGGTGCGGCCGGAGCGGACCAGCACCGCCATCCGGTCCCACGCGATGCCGTCCTCGAGGTGCGCCCGGCGCAGGAGGTCGGCCAGCCGCTCGGCCTCGGCCCGCTCGGTGTCGTAGGTGACGACCTCGACCCGGCCGTCGCCCTGCGGCCCCGGCACGGCCTCGGGCGACAGGAACGCCTCGCGCGCCTCGGCGGAGATGCTGCCGGTCAGGGTCAACCGGCCGGCCACCCGGCCGGCGCCGAGCATGATGCGCGGCCCGAACCGGCGGGTGCGCCGGAGCACGACGACCGGGGCGGGCGAGCCGCCTGCGGTCGGGAAGCTGCCCGGGAAGTCGAGGATGCCGCGCACGTCGGCGCCGCGGAAGCCGTAGATCGACTGGTGCGGGTCCCCCACCACGGTGAGGTTGCGACCGTCACCGGCGATCGCGCGCAGCAGCGCGACCTGGCCGGGGTCGGTGTCCTGGTACTCATCCACGAAGACGTGCGCGTAGCGCGCCCGCAGCTCGTCGCGGTGTGCCT is part of the Nocardioides cavernae genome and harbors:
- a CDS encoding UvrD-helicase domain-containing protein; translated protein: MSEQTQSEPAFTPIRLDTAEDLRVLMKAEHAASDEQWAAITAPLRPTVVVAGAGSGKTTLMAQRVVWLVATGKVRPEEVLGLTFTTKAAAELRQRVTAALGAAGLLDRSVVAEGEDVLEPTVATYHAYAANLLTDHGLRIGHEPDTRVVSDASRYQLGARVIERFTGHIELLTDHPATAIQNLLALDGAMSEHLVDEDDVRRTDEEARRGFERAIAEEQAGKARKTYLEPPAKAVNAIDRRAELLQLVRGYRTLKADLGLMDFGDQIALAARLVDDQPEVGELERARFKVVLLDEYQDTSVAQATMLARLFSGPDDDHGLGHPVMAVGDPNQAIYGWRGASVSNILNFAETFPATDGEPGRLPLTVNRRSDRRILEVANRLAAPLLEAYGDKVARLRASAIAGEGLVETHVHERALDELDWLAGAVKDAHGTGKAWSDIGVLSRDNAQAEEVYDTLTSAGIPVEIVGLSGLVRLPEVAEVVATLTLLHDVTANTSMLTLLTGPRWAIGPRDLRLLALRAAEIAGVRGRKEAATVADQLLQIADGIDASELPALSDAVEAPGEASYSSEALDRFALLATELRRLRAHVGDPLLDVVRRIIDTTGVDVELASATSPAAAARRDNLDLFVKAVAEFQSVDGDVTLPALLAYLTAEDDQGNGLDVATPTAADSVKLLTVHRAKGLEWSSVFCVGVGETRFPSNRSRTLWTSSPAVLPAPLRGDRADQPQLVGHDKAALDAYRAATKAHDAEEELRLGYVAYTRAAHHLAVTSYVWGQRATPFGPSDYQRVVRDQLEEWGEPVEHWIEKPAPKSPNPNDDVDPSRPWPVPGPGEEAARRIAAAELVRTIDRTAPDEGLDMVEAARVAEWDDDLVQLIREARAERSTSIDLPLPSSLSATSMVRLRDDPETFARELARPMPRPPAPAARFGTAFHAWVEDRFGQQALIEPDELPGRADAGIDDEADLGEVVMRFEDGPFGDRAPHAVEAPFALVLAGQVVRGRIDAVYAEPSGSAADFLVVDWKTNRNETADPLQLALYRLAWSELTGVPLERVRAVFHYVRSGRTVEPTDLPDRAALEKLLAEV
- a CDS encoding ATP-dependent helicase — its product is MNTPTTRYRLVRPDREVVVPELDEHQQRVVDHEGGPLLVLAGPGTGKTTTLVEAIVDRIEHRGATPDSVLALTFSRKAAEQLRDRVTARVARTTSAAACSTFHSFAYALVRKYAPAELYEGAIRLLSAPEADVVLRELLRDNPESVVWPEQLRRAAGTRGFVREVQAVLARAREKGLDPAGLRALGIEHDLPELIAAGLFLEQYLTVLDNLGATDYADLIRRAVIEAEAHRDELRARYAHVFVDEYQDTDPGQVALLRAIAGDGRNLTVVGDPHQSIYGFRGADVRGILDFPGSFPTAGGSPAPVVVLRRTRRFGPRIMLGAGRVAGRLTLTGSISAEAREAFLSPEAVPGPQGDGRVEVVTYDTERAEAERLADLLRRAHLEDGIAWDRMAVLVRSGRTSIPPLRRALAGAGVPVEVASDDLPLVHDPAVVPLLGALRAVVNLDNDDPDSPDFLDPGRIESLLLSPLGGLDASDLRALVRRLRTREKELPDATARRTSRELLRLAVVEEGFLEGLEGPDVERAASLAALLHAGARMLADRSSVEDVLWHFWSETSWPQRLRRQVDLGGAGARRAHRDLDAIVALFELASRVVDQREHIGVKAFFANLVEQQLPADTLAEQGARGKAVRLLTAHRSKGLEWDLVVVAHVQQEGWPDLRRRTTLLGADRIGVDASGHPDLVPPVTARALLMEERRLFYVACTRARRRLVVSAVKSPDDDGEQPSRFLEELGVTIEHHDGRPARPLSLGGLVAELRRHAADPSVSPALREAAARRLAALAAEEVDGRQLVPTADPSTWWGTRSATRSIEPIRDPERPVPVSASMLDSILLCPAQWFFEREAGGVSAVHQSANLGQILHALAERVAVGELPAEVDPMMAEVEAVWDRLAFRTPWSRQRELARIRKAVGRFVQWHLDNPREVLGAEQRFQSVVDVDGRPVMLTGFADRLEIDDSGRVVVVDFKSARAAPSGPSVAGNLQLALYQYAVDAGALDEAAGRAMASGGAELVQLGIDDDSPSAKVQGQPAHDPDGAERTTLREGLARAAALVRAENFPATAGPHCRDCPFVAICPAKGAGSVTVQ